The Candidatus Hydrogenedentota bacterium genome segment GAAACGCGGGGTGCTCAAGCCCGGCGGGACAATTGTAGAGCCAACCTCCGGTAACACGGGGATAGCTTTGGCTTTTGTCGCCGCGGCCCGGGGATACAAACTGATTCTGACCATGCCCGAGACCATGAGCGTGGAACGCCGGCAAGTATTGAAGGCCTTTGGGGCGCTCGTGGTGCTCACCCCCGGCGAGCAGGGAATGCCTGGAGCCATCCGGCAAGCAGAAACACTCCTTCAGGAAAACCCCCAATACTTTATGCCCCAGCAGTTTAAGAATCCGGCCAACCCCGAGATTCACTACCGAACGACCGGCCCAGAGATCTGGAACGACCTGGATGGGAAAATCGACGTTTTTGTCGCGGGCGTCGGTACGGGCGGGACAATTACCGGCGTTGCCCGCTACTTCAAGAAGGCGAAAAGGAAGGTTGTTGAAATCGTTGCCGTTGAGCCCGCCGCTTCTGCAGTGCTTTCCGGCGGCCAGCCCGGTCCTCACAAGATTCAGGGCATTGGCGCGGGGTTTGTCCCCGATGTCTTGGATCTGAGCCTCATAGACAAGATCGAGCAGGTCACCAACGAGGAGGCCTTTGAGATAGCCCGCAGACTTGCCCGCCAAGAGGGTCTCATCAGCGGGATCAGTTGCGGGGCCGCCGCCTCCGTCGCGCTGCGTCTCGCTGAGCGCGCCGAGTATAAAGGGAAAAACATCGTTGTCGTTCTTCCTGATTCGGGAGAACGGTACTTGTCCACACCGTTGTTCGAGGGATAAGTGTTCCACGGACAAACTTGAGGGAGATGATTCTCAGATGCCGGATACCACGCATTATGGACTTGGCACACAAGCCCTTCACGCCGGACAGGAGCCTGATCCGGCTACCGGAGCGCGCGCAGTGCCCATTTACCAGACCACGTCGTTTGTCTTCGAGAGCGCGGAACATGCCGCGCGCC includes the following:
- the cysK gene encoding cysteine synthase A, with the protein product FEDNSFSIGNTPLVHLQRLGKDLNAKIFAKVEGRNPGYSVKCRIGASMVWDAEKRGVLKPGGTIVEPTSGNTGIALAFVAAARGYKLILTMPETMSVERRQVLKAFGALVVLTPGEQGMPGAIRQAETLLQENPQYFMPQQFKNPANPEIHYRTTGPEIWNDLDGKIDVFVAGVGTGGTITGVARYFKKAKRKVVEIVAVEPAASAVLSGGQPGPHKIQGIGAGFVPDVLDLSLIDKIEQVTNEEAFEIARRLARQEGLISGISCGAAASVALRLAERAEYKGKNIVVVLPDSGERYLSTPLFEG